One window from the genome of Salvia miltiorrhiza cultivar Shanhuang (shh) chromosome 7, IMPLAD_Smil_shh, whole genome shotgun sequence encodes:
- the LOC130994071 gene encoding uncharacterized protein LOC130994071, with protein sequence MGMVKEGKWVWEFGWKRIFNNVEFVEFVDLWLCLCRVFIRPGLADSITWNSSRSEIFTTKEMYTILHNSRQSMETTLNALKDIWHKCIPCKVSSFVWKALQDRIPTRENLLKRRIFLENNCYSCPLCPALFESTDHILISCAYSNQVWKAIYKWLNFSYIPQSSILDHFCEFVEKGGNKVGKAICTMIWQCACWKIWKFRNAKVFKDESPNSSRTVDEIIFCTWRWLKAKNPNHFYYSSFEWMMDPVSCFPTKIA encoded by the coding sequence ATGGGTATGGTGAAAGAAGGGAAGTGGGTCTGGGAGTTTGGGTGGAAAAGAATATTTAACAATGTTGAGTTTGTAGAATTTGTGGATTTGTGGCTTTGTTTGTGCAGGGTGTTTATTCGACCTGGCTTGGCTGATTCTATTACTTGGAATAGCTCGCGGTCAGAAATCTTCACAACAAAAGAGATGTACACAATCCTTCACAATAGCCGGCAATCCATGGAGACCACCCTGAATGCTCTTAAGGACATATGGCATAAATGCATTCCCTGCAAAGTGTCCTCCTTTGTTTGGAAAGCTCTTCAAGATAGAATTCCAACGAGAGAGAACCTGTTGAAGAGAAGAATTTTTCTCGAGAATAATTGTTACAGCTGTCCCCTTTGCCCTGCTCTCTTTGAGTCTACTGACCATATTCTGATCTCGTGCGCTTACTCGAACCAGGTTTGGAAGGCCATCTATAAATGGCTGAATTTCAGCTATATCCCCCAGTCATCTATCTTGGATCACTTCTGTGAATTTGTTGAGAAAGGAGGGAATAAGGTTGGAAAAGCAATTTGCACCATGATTTGGCAATGTGCTTGTTGGAAGATTTGGAAATTCAGAAATGCCAAAGTGTTCAAAGATGAAAGCCCTAATAGTTCTAGAACGGTGGATGAAATCATTTTCTGCACGTGGAGATGGTTAAAAGCCAAGAATCcaaatcatttttattactcTTCCTTTGAGTGGATGATGGATCCTGTTAGCTGCTTTCCGACAAAAATTGCTTGA